In a single window of the Acyrthosiphon pisum isolate AL4f chromosome X, pea_aphid_22Mar2018_4r6ur, whole genome shotgun sequence genome:
- the LOC100572922 gene encoding radial spoke head protein 4 homolog A-like — MSQKWIHEYAVNEEYNPLSVYDLLEPSNWVHHTPSITEKGVTQAWTNIIESGEDLQQKSGSIEYGCKIRMNLEIGRGDGDQLEIFRNLSNDAYMGEMPPWKFELTNRFDHTNSYATIRSNLWPGAHAVARENLLDYTYHGWGHKWGAFSFTVQPLSGYQLSNFYKDDIGMTTEMGDPTPEDELEYLAIVNKRKERRSRRKINALRPFSAADEDEERILNQHDYE, encoded by the exons ATGTCACAGAAAT GGATCCACGAGTATGCAGTGAACGAGGAATACAATCCTCTGTCGGTATACGATTTATTGGAACCGAGCAACTGGGTACATCACACTCCCTCGATAACGGAAAAAGGAGTGACCCAGGCGTGGACCAATATTATAGAGTCTGGAGAAGACTTACaacaa AAATCAGGGAGCATTGAATATGGTTGTAAGATTAGGATGAACTTAGAAATCGGCCGAGGAGACGGTGACCAACTGGAAATATTTAGAAACCTGTCAAATGACGCTTATATGGGTGAAATGCCACCATGGAAATTCGAATTGACCAATCGGTTTGACCACACGAATTCGTACGCGACCATCCGGTCCAATCTTTGGCCCGGAGCACACGCAGTTGCGCGTGaaaa CCTTTTAGATTATACGTATCACGGTTGGGGCCACAAATGGGGCGCCTTTAGTTTCACGGTCCAGCCGTTGAGTGGATATCAGCTGTCGAATTTCTATAAAGACGATATCGGCATGACCACTGAGATGGGAGACCCGACTCCCGAAGACGAACTGGAGTATTTAGCGATAGTCAACAAGAGGAAGGAAAGACGATCTCGTAGGAAAATCAACGCTCTGCGACCGTTTTCTGCAGCAGACGAGGACGAGGAAAGAATCCTAAATCAACACGACTACGAATGA